aagagagaagaagccatctagctactagctatggacccgaaggtctgaagtaaactactcacacttcatcggaggggctatggtgttgatgtagaagccctccatggtagatgccccctccggcggagctccggaacaggccccaagatgggatctcgtggatacagaaagttgcggaggtggaattaggtttttggctcctcttctgatctgtcgggggtacgtaagcatatataagaggaaggagtacgttggtggagcaacagggggcccacgaggtaggggggcgcgccctccaccctcgtgaccgcctctggcacttcttggagtagggtccaagtctcccggatcacgttcggtgagaaaatcacgttcccggaggtttcattccgtttggactccgtttgatattccgtttcttcgaaacactgaaataggcaaaaaaaacaacaattctgggttgggcctccggttagtaggttagtcccaaaaataatataaaagtggaaaataaagcccagtatagtccaaaatagtagataaagtagcatggagcaatcaaaaattatagatacattggagacgtatcaaccaccactacttacccaccccctctcttctctcaCTATCAACCTTCCTCCTCTCAGTGGCGGAACCAGCTCAAACTTAGAGCCTGGGCAAGATATACGTGATGCCAAGTTAATTATATTTTGCCAAAATAAACTGTTAAGAAACCATTTGTTTACTACTAGAGCTCCATGCACATGCACCATGGGAGCCCGGGCAGCAGCCCCGGCTCGGCGGGTGCTGTCTCCGCCCTGCTCCTCTTCATCCCCATGAGCTCCAACGCCACCCCCTTCCCTTGGGGTATTGGCTGGAGGACCTTCTTCCTCGGGTGGTCGGCTAGTGACCTcaccaagtttgagaacaccatGGAGGTGTGCTTGAACTTCGGCTCCATGCCTGACATGCAGAAGGAATCTGATGCAGTGCTGATGAGGGCCACTGCACAAGAGTTGAATACGCTGATTCCTAACCCAGCGAAGGGCGCGATGGCAGTCGGCATCTCgctgggccatgaatcaggccGTCTCCGACGATGCTAAACAAAGGAAGAGGTGGTCCAAGTACAAGAACTACTGGGCTCCTAATGATCACCGTGTCGTAGTGTACTGGGAGACGGCAATCGTGCCGCCGGCGGTCATCGGTGGGGAGCCTAAGGAGTAGGAAGAACCGGTGCATATGCCAGTGAGGGCGCTAGAGCAGGCCGCCGTACCTGGCAGATCGACCTCGACTccgccgaggacgacgacgaccCACCGTCCCGCACGGTGATTGACAAGAAGATGAAGGACAGCCACTCGACCCCCGCTCCTCGTGCCTCAACGGCCGCCGCGGTTAGCCAGTGTCTGTTGTCTACCCCCAATCCCCCTTCTACTCCATCCGCATCTACCTCTATTCCGATCTTGCATGAACAAGTATGAACTCGTATGAACTAGTATGAATTTCCATGCCTATCTACCTCTGTTCCACATTCCCCTCTCCGCCGTGGATCGAATCTACCGCCGGATCAAACGTGAAAAAGCAGTGCATGACGAACATAAAAGTGCTTACCGCCATTTGCCGCGGGCCAGGTGATGATCCGCTCGCCGGTGATGGAGTCTGGTGGTCTTCTTGCTCTCCTCCAATCCGCCGCCGTCGGTGAGAGTTGGGAGAGTGGGGAGAGGGGGCGGTGAGGCTAATAACTGTCGGCGCTTCGGGAAGCAACGCGGCTTCTCGAGCGTGGTCGCACgcatgcagccgccgccgcccacgtGCACCGCTTTGGCCTGCCTCTGGAGAAACTGACGATTCGAGCGTTTCCAGGGAGCCAGGCTCAGGAGTGCTTTAAACATCGTGTCATGCAGGCCGAACAGTGTATACAGCCAACCAAACAAGTTGTTTTCTTCCCGCGCGGACCTGGTTGGGcctcatgcaggcaaccaaacacgccctacatAGAAACAAATCACCTGAAGGTtgagccaccgcccccgccaattcGAGCCAGCCAACAGGTTCGACTTGAACTAGGTTATGATAGCCCTTAATTACCTTTTCCCGATTAAACTCATGCACATGCATGTGGCCTCCACCCAGACCTCCTTCAATGCACCGGTGCTTATATGAGGTGCTAAGCATATTAAAACGTTTAGCAACTAAAGCCTTCAATGCATAGGTACTTAACTTGTTGTAGCTAAGCATCTTTTCCTTAATGATTTATATCAACTAAATTTCTTCATGCATTTGTTGGCTTCTTTCATTTAAGTGTTTTGCCTAAGTTCACGCATTTGTCATTGTTTCTTTTTTGAGTCACCACACTCACCCCTATCCTCTTAATTACCATGTCACGTCAGACTTTTTGCCTATATAGATGGAGCGGGCCCAACACCCAAGATTCCAGGAGAGACCGGCGCAGCTGAGCAAACCTGCCACGCATGGAGCTGAGTGAAACCTGCCAGCCATGTCAGTCAACATGATAGCAATCGCCGGGGAAAAATAATGGAAAAGCGTGTCGCATGGGGACAGGCGGCCGGCAGAAGAGTCAAGATCTACGTAGTACAGAACAATGGTGAAGATACAAGAGCTACGTCATGAGAGATGAATGTTGGCTTCGCCCTAAGATCAATGGATACACACACACGAGAGCCTTTGCGGCACACCCACATTTGTGACTTTTCCTCGTACCGCTGAACTCACTTTTGTCTTAAGCTCTGTAACATACACTCCTTTTATATTAAGTTGATAAGCTCACTTCCTATGTGTCCCACAGGAACACAGCTAATTAAGCTTTGTGACTGCATCAATAGCCGGCCTGACACGTCAGTGTACGTAGTACGAGAAAGCCAAACACAGCCGCTACAACAAATAAAACAAAGGAANNNNNNNNNNNNNNNNNNNNNNNNNNNNNNNNNNNNNNNNNNNNNNNNNNNNNNNNNNNNNNNNNNNNNNNNNNNNNNNNNNNNNNNNNNNNNNNNNNNNNNNNNNNNNNNNNNNNNNNNNNNNNNNNNNNNNNNNNNNNNNNNNNNNNNNNNNNNNNNNNNNNNNNNNNNNNNNNNNNNNNNNNNNNNNNNNNNNNNNNNNNNNNNNNNNNNNNNNNNNNNNNNNNNNNNNNNNNNNNNNNNNNNNNNNNNNNNNNNNNNNNNNNNNNNNNNNNNNNNNNNNNNNNNNNNNNNNNNNNNNNNNNNNNNNNNNNNNNNNNNNNNNNNNNNNNNNNNNNNNNNNNNNNNNNNNNNNNNNNNNNNNNNNNNNNNNNNNNNNNNNNNNNNNNNNNNNNNNNNNNNNNNNNNNNNNNNNNNNNNNNNNNNNNNNNNNNNNNNNNNNNNNNNNNNNNNNNNNNNNNNNNNNNNNNNNNNNATAATAAAATAAATACAAGAACCAATTTAAAGTCATCACTCTAACGACCTATGTCGCACACCTACATGTTTGACGATGTGCCTTGACCGCACTAACGCACACCATCTAATCTGGTGGCCTCACGAAGTCGCCGCCGCTGCGAGCCGAGAGCATCAACCGGTCTAGCAGACCCACAACGTGCATCGCATGCGCCCGCTGCAAGATCCCGTGCCGCCACTTTCCGTCGTCCAATcttctagggggggggggggcatcgcATTGACCTTGCCAGACCCAACTGTCGTCGAcatcaccacgacgccagacaacgccaccagCCTACGCGCGTACAACACTGAGACTCCATTACGTCACACCGCCGAGACCCGCTGTCTTCAATGCGGTAGATGCAACACCGCTCCACCTCATGGCCCCTTGAGTAATAATCTACTCCAAAACAATGCCCTCGGGAGGGAGAACGACATTAGAGTCATTGCCATCACCTGATCCGGAAGACCCGGATCTAGAGATTCCCTGGGAGCAAATGCCCCTGGAGGAAAAGTGGCACGCCATCTACACCTGCCAATGAACCCAAACAGTCCCCACCGTTAGAAAGTTCTCACGGCGAcgccttccacgaatgtcatttcgtGCTCAAATTTGGAACATCGTTTTTTCCACAACTTTAACGAATATCATTTTGTGCTAAAATTTGTTAAGCATATGATTTGAGTGCACGATGGTAGCCTGGGCTACATCCTTTAGCTTGGCTCCCGCCGCATGGTTCTGCTAAAGCCCTTGCCATAGGGCAGAAGCCAGCCTTGAGCCGCTGGCACCCATACCGCACGAGGAGAACAATGAGGATGGCGTTTACTCCCATTGCATCGCACGGACCTATAGGATTATCTTTTATTTTAGAAAGGCAAAGTTGGTATGAATGGCAGGAGGCAAACTAcgttcttagggcatctccaaggcaGACCCGCAAACCGCTCTCGTCCAGACTGCCGAAGCCATACAACGCAGGCCTGTGTCGATCCATGGGGCGGTCCGGACGCGTTTTATCCCGCAAAACGGAGACAACCATGGGGGAGCTTTGGGGGAGTCCGAAAACCAAACAAGTAGGACTCCCACACCCCCGACCCACCCAAAACCCTTCCTGGACCCCGCACCTCCATCCTCCTCATtttctcttcttccttctttctccctTGCCTTCGTCGCTCCACCACCCCGGCCGCCACGCCACACCCTTGCCGGAACTCTACGTATTCGTCACCTCTAGCGCTCCAGCAGGGCTCCACCCCGCTTCTCCTCCGTTGTCGTTCAACCTCTGTCCTCCGACCTCCCCGCGAGGTACCATCCGCTACTGCTATATACACACCATGCCCAGCAACTGCTCGATGAATCGCCGAAGCTAAAAATagttttcccttcttctttctgGCAATGGATTCCgatttggagtacatatacgagtAGTATGTTGAGTCGTCCGATGGCTCGCCAGATGAGGAGGAATACTCtgatgagacgacaatgatgcaggCGTTCCTCGAAAACGTAGAGCGTGcggaggagcatgttctcaattttAAGGGCTCATTAAGGTTGATCGAGTGCTCAACTGCAATAGGGCACGTAACCATTTGACACTGATCGCCTACTACTTTGCCCCCAATGCACTCTTCGCTGGCCATTTTCGCTGTAGTTTTGGATGCACAAGACTGTCTTCGATCTTTGTACCATGGTGTCCGgtcctatgatgactacttcatcctGAATAAGGACGCCGTGGGAACAATTTTGGGTTCTCTGGTTACCAGAAGTGCACGGGCGCActccggatgcttgcatatggcacgaTCGCTGATTTGAGAAAATGGATGATCCTATCCAACTTCCAGACCAGAATCCAGCCACATTTAAagagtttattcaaatgcatcGACAAATTCGGCATCGACCAACTCACGAGCAGCTGAAGGAATATCTGATTGAGCATTAGTGGGCGGTTAAAAGGGAAAACAATGTTGGGATGTAATACTCCCGTATCCGTGTCCGTGGACTGGTCCCCCTATCCACGGATGGATGCGGGAGAAAATTTGCGGGTTGCTATTTGAGATGCGCTCAAATTCAACCTATGATGAACACATTATTTTTGAATGGGCGTAGACGACCGGTAGCACGCCCAACACGGCAATAACTTCCAGCGGGCAGTGGGGTACTACGATATTTTTTTAGAAAGGGTAATAAGATACTGCGctccttttttaaaaaaaatcttctatatctaaatagccagCCACATTAACCTATTTCTCTCGACATGCAAGCATGCCATCTCACCccacaacatgcatgaaaatggcccaccccactaacatatttctctcaaTATGCATGCATGCCATCTCATAATGCAAATGCATGAAAAAGACCCACCTCAACGAGTAAACATATATGAAAATTTTCACTTTATTTAAACAATACAATAATCAAACACAACAAATCACATGTATTTTTAGTTTTAGCTTTTATATCATTACTTCAAATATCCATGTTTCATACAATGAATGTTACTGAAATATGTTGTACATATTCCCGCAACAACACGTGTGAGGTATCATctagtttactactccctccattcggagttctagatacatccatttctgcgacaagtaattcggaacggaaggAGTAGTTTTTTTAGAGGATCTAGTTTACTAGTGTTCCTGTGCTAATGGCCGGGAGTAATTATCTCAATTAGCCCATGCGTGATCAACATACTAAGGCCTTGTTTGTTTATCCCCAGTCCCGCCGGGATTTGCGTCANNNNNNNNNNNNNNNNNNNNNNNNNNNNNNNNNNNNNNNNNNNNNNNNNNNNNNNNNNNNNNNNNNNNNNNNNNNNNNNNNNNNNNNNNNNNNNNNNNNNNNNNNNNNNNNNNNNNNNNNNNNNNNNNNNNNNNNNNNNNNNNNNNNNNNNNNNNNNNNNNNNNNNNNNNNNNNNNNNNNNNNNNNNNNNNNNNNNNNNNNNNNNNNNNNNNNNNNNCACGTGGGTTTCACCCCTGCGGGGGTTGGATCCCGGTCAGTCATACAGGTGTGTTCGGTTAAACCCGGCGGAGGTCGAACCCCGGCCTATTCCCTCCGAAACCACTGGGTTTTCACCGGGAAAAAAACCTCTCCTCGCATCCCGTGGAACCAAGCCCTGCCCGACGAATGAAACGGTACAGACAAAAAATGGAGTCCTTCGCTCGACCCTTGTCTCTGCCGCGATTCGATGGCAGCGATGGTGGCGGCGCGGTaacctcgaggcggcggcggcggccatcacCTCTCCGTATGGCGACCATCTCGCCGGTAAGATCCAACGCCCCTACCATCCCCTCATCTTCCTTCCCCTCTCACATTATGAATTTGTAGGATTAGGGATTTTGGGGGTTAATCGAATGAATCTAAAGTGGCAGGGATTAGAAGGAAAGGAAATAATGGGGATTGGGTGACGGGGTGGGTGTCACCAAACCCCTGCGTGGATTGAATCCACTAGGGGATTGAATCTCCATCAGCCAAACAAGGCCTAAGGAAGCCCAGCCCATGTAACACCGTGGCTTTGCCTCTGCGCGCTTCTTTTGCCATGCAATCGATTGATCAGATCGACCGGTGTTGCGTGCGTGTCGCTGCTATACGGGAGCCTTTACTCTAGGTCTAGGACGCATCCCGTGGCCGCCTGCCGCCTATCGCCACGCCGCCGTCCTCAACAAAATAGTACCAGCAGAGCACACTGCCAGAGGCTGGGAGTGCTAATTTCAACCTGGCCACTCGACGGCGGCCTCCTTTTGCCGTCCACGGCTTTCCGCGCGCAGAAGGCCGCCGTGATGTGAACTCTCCGGGAAGATCATTTCTTAAGGTACATACAAACAGCCAATCTACGTCTCTTTGATGCACCAATTTCTAAGTAGTAACTTCATTAataataatactccctctgtaaactaatataagagcatttaatcACTAAACGCTCTTAtaatagtttacagagggagtaactgTTAATTACATGTACTGAGTTGAGATATAAATCTAATTTGGCTGTTGCTTCTATTTAGCTATATACTGTACTTATCTAGATTAACCTTGAGAGGAAGAAAAGAATATAGTTAACTCTTATAATCTtatacagtactccctccgtccggaaatacttgtcatcaaaatgaatacaagggaatgtatctagatgtattttagttctagatacatcattttttgtccattttgatgacaagtattttcggacggagggagtacttcatatGTTTCTAAATATATGACGTTTTGGTGGTTCAATTTATTTAGAGGCGAAGGGGTAGATAAATGTCTGCAAAGCTAAATTTAAACATACAGTCTGGAACATTTGTCGTTGCGACTTATATAACTTAGACAAATTATAAGTAATGCGATTAGGAAATGTATGTTGCTATGTGAGTGTGAGACTGTGTCTACTGTTTCGCACTATGGTCTATGGCTACTGTTGCTACAAGGGTCTGCCTGAGGCGTATGGAAATCCTGGCCCCGCTGCTGCTTAGTGCGATGTTTGACGAACAGATGTAACCTGTGTCTTGTACTGTATGCAGCAGTTGTGTCCACAAGATCGCATCCTGGCATCCCTTTGTTTTCTCGCCAATCGTCAGAGCAAGATTCGTGCTTGATTTTCCAAGAAAAACAAAGTCGTGCTTGGTAAGTGATTCCTGGTGCACCATAAAGATAGGACGGACGGACAGCTAGTCCACAACGATGGCGAGTCGGCGACCAAAGGAAGAAGACAACGGGGCTGTTTGTTCTGTCTGCAATCAGTTAACCTCTCGAGACGACGGATCGGAGTAACTTGTCCTGCACCCGTGCGCGGACAAGCAGAGTGAAGCTGTGTCTGACCCAAAGCTCCAGGCCATGGAGCCCGTGGGAGCGCCGCAAGACAAGCCAGCGCCCGCGGCGAGGGGCTACTGGCGGTGGCGGAAGGACGACTTCTTCCCGGAGCCGTCGTTCGCGAGCTGGGGCGCGTACCGGGGCGCGCTGGCCGCGACGCCCGCGCGCCTCAGggaccgcctcctcgccggccgctCCACCGACGCCGCGGAGCTCGGCGCGATGCGGCGCCGGAGCGAGAACGAGATGCGCCGCTGCCTCACCTGGTGGGACCTCACGTGGCTCGGCTTCGGCTGCCACCTCGGCGCCGGCATCTTCGTGCTCACCGGCCAGGAGGCCCGCGACCACGCGGGGCCCGCCGTCGTGCTGTCCTACGTCGTGGCCGGCCTCTCCGCGATGCTCTCCGTGCTCATCTACGCCGAGTTCGCCGTCGAGATCCCCGTGGCCGGCGGCTCCTTCGCGTACCTCCGCGTCGAGCTGGGCGACGTGGCGGCCTTTGTCGCGGCCGCCAACCTCATCCTCGAGACCGTCATCGGCACGGCCGCCGTGGCGCGCGCCTGGACGTCCTACCTCGCGTCGCTCGTCAACAGGCCGGTGAGCGCGCTCCGCGTGCAGGTGCCGTCGCTCGGCGACGGGTACAACGAGCTGGACCCCATCGCGTCGGCGGTGATATTGGCCACGGCGATCATGGCCATGCTGAGCACCAAGGGCAGCTCCCGCTTCAACTGGGTGGCGTCAACGGTGCACCTGCTCGTGATAGCGTTCATCATTGTGGCCGGGTTCGTCCATGCGAAGCCGAGCAACCTGACCCCGTTCGTGCCGTACGGCGTGCCGGGCGTGTTCCGGTCGGCGGCGGTCGTGTACTTCGCGTACGGCGGCTTCGACAGCATCGCCAACATGGCGGAGGAGACCAAGAACCCGTCCAAGGACATCCCGCTGGGTCTGATCGGGTCCATGTCGGTGATCACGGCCATCTACTGCACGATGGCGCTGACTCTGACCATGATGCAGCCGTACACGGCGATCGACCGGAGCGCGGCGTACTCGGTGGCGTTTGGCGCGGTGGGGATGCGGTGGATGCAGTACGTGGTGGCCGTGGGCGCGCTCAAGGGGATGACGACGGTGCTGCTGGTCGGGGCGCTGGGGAACGCGCGGTACGCGACGCACATCGCCCGGAGCCACATCATCCCGCCGGTGTTCGCGCTGGTGCACCCGAAGACCGGCACGCCCATTCACGCCAcggcgctcatcaccggcgccagcgCCTGCGTCGCGTTCTTCTCCAGCCTCGACGTGCTCGCCAGCCTCCTCTCCATCAGCACGCTCTTCATCTTCGTCATGATAGCCACCGCGCTCCTTGTCCGCCGGTACCACGCGAGGGGCGTGACGAGCCGGGCGCACGGGCGGCTACTCGCGGCACTCGTGCTGGCGATCGTCGGGTCGTCGGGTGGCATCGCGGCGTGCTGGGGCGCGGCGCCGGAGCGGTGGACAGGCTACGCCGTGCTGGTGCCGGCGTGGGCCGCGGCGACGCTCGGGGTCCAGCTGCTGGTGCCGGTGGCACGCGTGCCCACGAAGTGGGGCGTGCCGCTCGTGCCGTGGCTGCCTTCGCTGTCCATCGCGACGAACATCTTCCTCATGGGCTCTCTCGGCGCTTCGGCGTTCGTCCGCTTCGGCGTGTGCACCGCCGTCATGTTGCTCTACTACGTGCTCGTCGGCCTGCACGCCACGTACGACGTCGCGCACGAGGAGGTGGACGACGCTGCGGCTGATGagaaggcggcagcggccaccgacGTGGAGAAGTCTGGCGCCGGAGATGCTGGGCGCTAAGATGTGGCTGGATTTGGCCCGTCTCGATCTGGGTCACCATGATTGAGAATGTAGATAGACGTAGTACTGTTTGACAACGAAGATGCAAAAATTGCAGCAAAATAAGTGGCAGCTATGTCGTGGCATTTTCATTAGCACTTTAGCTATATGTCAGTCAACTGGATTTTCAATTTGGATCAGTCAATTTCTTCGTCGTTGATATTTGCTCTGAGATTTGTGCTGCGCTTTTCTCTTCTGTTTGTggctttttttttcttctgtttatggTGTCTCTTGTTTTCGCAAACCCCTATTCGCCACTGACTGGCGAGCTGCCGGCGCATCACACAGGGACGCCCTAACTGAGCCGGACCATTTTGATGTTTTAATTTCTGCATTTTTTTCAGATAATTTCCAGATTTTTCAAAATGTTTGCACTTTCCGAATTTAAGAAAACATTCCAATCTTCATTTTTTCatgaaaaatgtaaaaatatagaatttcaaaaattgttcgcttcTTTTCAAAAAACATTGTTAGGAAATTCGAAAATAATAATATGAAAATATTATCCGGAAATACAAAAAAGGTTTCCAACTAAAAAAAATTAAACAAAAATAGAAATTTCATAAAATATTGGCGATTCCAAATTTTAGGTCACAATTTAAGAAAAAGTTAACTTTTTCAAAACACGAACATTTTctattttttcagaaaaaaataATAATTGGAAAATGATGAAGAAATTCGGGAATCGCTAAAAAAAATTAAATACGTGGAAATATTTTTTAAATGGAAGAAAAATTGAAAAAGACCTACTTTAATACATTTTCTACGTATTAAAATAATcgaattttcaaaaattgtttgggaTTTTAAAAATGTTCTCAGTTTCAATATTTTattctcaaaattcaaaaaatgctTGTGCTTTAAGAAAAGTTTACGCTTACAAAAAAATTGAAATTTCAAAATttatttgagttgttcaaacatttTTGGATTTTCAAAGGTTATTCCCCTTATATCTTTTGTTCTTCAAAACTTCAAAGAAATATCCAATATTTATTTGAAAGTGTTCGGATTTAACACTTCAATCAATTCTTAAAATTCAACACTGCTCATTGCTCACAtaatatgtagtactccctccgtccgaaattacTCGTCGCGGAGATGAATAAAAATGAACGTATCTAGTATTAAAtacgtctagatatatccatttcttcgacaagtatttctggaccgaGGGAGTACTTCTGACGGGAAAGTGGCTACGCACCATCAATCTGCAGAGTTCTCGGGTTTGTGAGTTCATCTTTTTCCTAAGTTTTTTCATCGCACCGTTGCACAAAATTGTGCCGGCTCAGTCGGAGTTAGTACGTGCGTTCAAGCCTATTTGACGCAATGTGCGTGAAATAGGAGCTCCCCTTGTTTTGACATGGGAATAAAAAAATTGAGATAATTGGGAatattttttttgagacaaactcgCAAAGCTTTTATTCACCCGTCACAATGCTTACAGGGACGAAATCCAAATTTCCTGGATGACCTAACCAGACATGGCGGCCAAAACCCAGGGATAATGCATGCTTTGCTAGTTTGTGAGCCTCAACATTCGAGGTTCTAAATTCATGACTAATTAAACACGAAGAAAAAACTCGAGAATGGTCTATGATTTCATGAACCACTGCCCCATATTGTGCACCCGTGCCTTGCTTGATCGCATCAACAACCTTCTTGCAATCCGACGCCACTGAAATCCCGTGGAAGAGCAGGTCATCTGCGAGAGCCAGAGCTTCACGTATTGCCAAAGTCTCCAGCGTTTCAGGATCATCGATGTTATTGAAACGGATCACTGACGCCCCTTGAAACTCCCCACTGCCATCGCGACAAACTGCTGCTGCTGTCCTGAAGCCCCCATGTCTGGCAACCGCTGCGTCGACATTGATTTTCATGTGATGTTCTGGGGGAGGGATCCAGGCCGTCATTCTAGGAGTTGGTGCTTGCCTGTCCGTCGCAGGTTTCTCCATGAACCGAATCTCCGACAGGTAATTCGATATGAAACCGTGGGTGGAGAACGGTGTTTGAAAAATTCCCTCGTGTATCAACTTCCTCCGTGAAGACTAGATCGCCCAAAGAGTAACGATCATTGTTACAAGCTCGTCGCTGGGCATCAAATCGAACATGGAGAAGAGCCAGTCCTTTGCATCAGTACCTCGGTTCATCGCCATATGTTGCACCATCTCTTCCTTCAACAAAGCCCAAATGCTCCTGGACAGAGCGCAATCCATTAGTGAGTGACGCCAACTATCCTGCGCCCCGCACACTCCACACACATCTGTGGTGGCCATGTTGCGATGCTGCAATAGATCACCCGTTGGAAGCGAGTGCTGGGCCAATCTCCATGTAAAAACTTTCAGCTTTGACAGCACTTTTAACTTCCATAGGGCAGTCCAGCTCTTCTTTAACCCCTGGATATTGGAAGTATGTTCTCCTTCCTCAAGCCATGCTTCTCTTCCACTCTTTATACGGTATACCATATTGTATGCAGTCCTGACGGAGAACCGAC
Above is a window of Triticum dicoccoides isolate Atlit2015 ecotype Zavitan chromosome 5B, WEW_v2.0, whole genome shotgun sequence DNA encoding:
- the LOC119310615 gene encoding cationic amino acid transporter 5-like → MEPVGAPQDKPAPAARGYWRWRKDDFFPEPSFASWGAYRGALAATPARLRDRLLAGRSTDAAELGAMRRRSENEMRRCLTWWDLTWLGFGCHLGAGIFVLTGQEARDHAGPAVVLSYVVAGLSAMLSVLIYAEFAVEIPVAGGSFAYLRVELGDVAAFVAAANLILETVIGTAAVARAWTSYLASLVNRPVSALRVQVPSLGDGYNELDPIASAVILATAIMAMLSTKGSSRFNWVASTVHLLVIAFIIVAGFVHAKPSNLTPFVPYGVPGVFRSAAVVYFAYGGFDSIANMAEETKNPSKDIPLGLIGSMSVITAIYCTMALTLTMMQPYTAIDRSAAYSVAFGAVGMRWMQYVVAVGALKGMTTVLLVGALGNARYATHIARSHIIPPVFALVHPKTGTPIHATALITGASACVAFFSSLDVLASLLSISTLFIFVMIATALLVRRYHARGVTSRAHGRLLAALVLAIVGSSGGIAACWGAAPERWTGYAVLVPAWAAATLGVQLLVPVARVPTKWGVPLVPWLPSLSIATNIFLMGSLGASAFVRFGVCTAVMLLYYVLVGLHATYDVAHEEVDDAAADEKAAAATDVEKSGAGDAGR